CTTTAACTAGAAGTAGGGAAAATGCCAAACAGATCCAACAacagcatctaggggcaacttctCCCTACCTGAACACAGGTGTGGTACCTGACTGTTGACATGGTCCCATAaggctctatgtagggaatagggtgtcatggctgggtggaggagagggaacagGTGCCTTCCAGTTGAAACTGGAGAgggctctgtgtctgtgtggtacAGTACTGCTACAGACAAGATGACATGTTCTCTGCCAGTCTTGCATCGTGGTTGCTAGGGGCAACGGACTTAAAAGGTAGAGGACAGGTAGGTACTAGTTCTGTTGTTCCTCGGTCACAGTTACGCACCCACTCACTTGTACTACTGAGTCATGCAATGCTTCAAGACAGGCAGCAAGGGCTAGACACTACAATACTGTAGAATACACAccagggttcaaatactatttgaaatctttcaaagaCTTTTAGTGTTTGCTCTCTAGCATGTTGGAGttccagatgggtggggtttgacCACCTGCaactattctattggttgcaCTGTGCCAGGcgagctcaatcaagcccagatcgtgtatttgaaatgatttcaaatagtatttgaacccagggaAACACACATTTGCTCTGTAAGTGGAACCAACTACCGTGGAGTGGCGTCTCCCTAGATGCTATCTGCCTCTGGTCTAGGAGAGACTGTGTCCAAAACGGCACCATATTTCCTGTTTCAGGCACTTTttttgaccaggggccatagggttgaaaagcagtgcactatgtagggaatagggaaccattttGGAAAGAAAATCTGTTACATAAACACTGGTTCTGTTCCACTTCAgttagggctcctgagtggtgcagcggtctaaggcaccgcatcactacagacagacactacagttctattccgggctgtatcacatccggccgtgattgggagtcccatagggcggcgcacaattggcccagcgtcgtccgggtttgccggagtaggccatcattgtaaataagaatttgttcttaactgacttgcctagttaaataaagaaaaagatGTCAACAGGTTAGCTGTGTAGGTAAGGAGAGTAGGATGCATCATCATGAGGTTATCAGCCAGTCTGAGGACTTACTGAGGTAGCCGACCACAAGAGACTAACACAGGAGAGACCAATCAAAACCATGTGCCTCTCTAACACAAATACACTCTCACTCAGGCAGGCACTCATTAAATCACCACTGCATGTATAAACCCAAACCTGCTGCCACAGAAACCAGCTGTGAGGTCTATTGATCTCTTCCCCTCTCAGATCCAGCTGTGAGGTGTATTGATCTCTTCCCCTCTCAGAACCAGCTGTGAGATGTATTGATCTCTTCTTCCCCTCTCAGAACCAGCTGTGAGGTCTATTGATCTCTTCCCCTCTCAGATCCAGCTGTGAGGTCTATTGATCTAACCAATAAGTAAACAGCACAGAAGAGGCAAAACCACCACTGTTTTATGGTGATTTAATCACTAATCATCATGTGCTAATAGGCTGTTATAACACAGGTCTgtgtttcaaatggcaccctactccctatatagtgcactaccaggtcaaaagtagggcacacgtcaaactcattccacggagggccaagtgtctgatggttttcgctcctcccttgtatttGATTGATCAATTAAGGCCATTGATTAGTTAGggactcccctcacctggttgtccagGTCTTAACTGGACACAAGGTGAAAGGAGATGGCCCAGTGTCTGGCTGGTttctccatggaatgagttggacTCCCCTTCACTAAATCAATCAGATGCTATTAGTGCCCAGCTTGAGATACCTATGGGATATTGGTTTTCCTAGATTCAAACTGGTTGATGTTAGTTTACACCAGATATACTACCAAGCAGGATCAATGTCCTATCTGCATGATCCCTCTATGTTGAACTGTCTGCTCCCTATACATGTCCTCGTGTTATGGATTCCCATCACCTGGTCATCTACGTCTTGAATCGGAAACATTGAAAGGAAATAACAAAACCAGCAGACACCCCTGATACACCCCTAGGTCCCTTCAACAAGACATCATGGCCACGATgacaggaagagaggtggagcCAGAAATCAGGCCAGACTAcaaggggtgtattcattatggaAACTGTTTAAGAACCAAAAAGAAGCAAACAGAGAAAAAGGAACTAAACAGGAATGGACCGACCCAaatttgtccaatacaaactctTGCTTGCGTTTTCCATTTGGAGTAAACCATAGACCATGGACATTGTCACTGAGGGCTAACTTGCAAGCACGAAAACAGTCAACAAATGTCAAGCAAATATATGCCCGGGATACCCTATTAATTGAAGTTTTACTGTACTTTAAAATGGAGTTAGCTTTAGCTTCAATGGCACTGCTCATTCTGTCACAGACACTATAACTCatcagatacaaagatgagtcatCCATCTCTATAGAGTAAAgggtttctgttgcaaaacattttgcagcaGACTAAACGTTTTGCTATTGGAATCGGtgtaatgattacaccccagtaATCTTGGGGCAAAACGAATGACTGTCAAACTAGCAGACTGATCAAATGCGTATCTAGCTACTAGTTAGCTTTGATACCTTCACTCCGGTCCAAGGACCTTATGCTATTTTCAGAGGTAGACCATCTCTgcagccaaaacagccaaataaTCCATCTAAACGTCaatcgattctcaattgcgatacggttctagaaacataaagccccgtactttcatatcacaaaataatttcacaaatgcaaaacaCATACGATATACACTTAATGTACACTGTTTTAACCGGCTTCATCACAGTCGCAGCTGACAGTATCTTTCAGTGACAACATGTTTCTGTCGGCCTTctgttacacacaggtgttcagagcatgcGAGACAGCCAATTAGCATGTCGCATTCCTCCGTCTGTCTTCCGTAAACagctgtaacatggagatatgacCTTGTGGGAACACCAACCCTAACCTTCTAAAAATGTGCGTTTCAATTTAAACTTTTGTTTTGAGAAAAGTATGTATCGCTTATATAAGgttatgcttccaaaaccgtacgcaagcgatgcgtgttaatgttcagaccgaaCGTCTGGGCTCTTATTAATAACAAACCTCCACTGTAGACGCCTTTGTTCCGTTACACACAGGAGTAATTGGACGGAGTCATGATACATGTAGGAGATACGTCAAAGGCTGGATGACTGTCAATCAATGGAAACTCTGGAAAAAGTCAGAGAAGGTCGGAAATAGTTTCGGAAAGTATATTCCTCTTTTAGCAAGCTCCTAGCTAGCTTGTGCAAAACAAACTTTAGCATTAGGGGCTAGTTTATTGGATAACATTGATAAATCCGCCTCCAGACTGCATGTCAGTTGAAATTATCCGTTACTTTATTATGCCTGGCTTTGTATACTTTAGACAGACCGTACTCACTGGGAATACTTTAGACAGACCGTACTCACTGGGTGAGAGGGAGGTCTCCGCGTCCCCCCGTAGCGACTGTTGGAGGAGGTTATCCGGTGTTTCGGTGGTTCTCGGTCCCTACTCCCCCTGCTCCATCGCTGGAAGAGAGTTGAGGCAGCCAGCTCGACTTCCGCCTTCTCGCTGCTTCCCTGGCGCGAGCGGAATGAACTCTGGAAACTCTGCCAACATGCCGCGCATGACGACGCACAGCCGCTGACCGACGCATCCCAACGAGCGTCCTGATTGGTCCGTTCCTTTTTGCGTCGCTTGACCCAGCGTTTGCTTAAAATATTCTGTCCGTCGCGCTGAGTTGAACACATTGACCCTGACCTTCTCGGGTAACATGTACAGTCCATACAAGtgggtacagtacagttcagacTCAGGGATAAATAATATTTCCCTAAAAACGCCAAACGAAACGAATAGAACTGCTGCCGCGGTAGAATTAAAATAACGTTCTAGAACAACGCGTTGTCTCTAGAGCGCGATATTCTCTCGTGAATGGGTGTCAGAAGGCTGGTCGAACACAATATCCCTTATGTTCCCCAAAAACAATGGTCCTATTTATAACGCTTCATATGAGGGTTATGAAAAGGCTCGACTTCCCTTGCAACCACAGTTGCAACCACAGTTTTCCCTGACAGTCCCGTCTCTGAAACTCACCAATATTTTCTCAAAAAGAAAGCTTTGACAGAATGGCACACTTCTATGACATACACATTTATTGTGATATTTTACATAATTCTCCCACCAACATTATTACTAGTCATGGAAACAAGCATTTAGGCTACTAGACAAAGAAGCATAATGACCCACGTAAAACCATTATTACATTTTAGTGTGCAAATCTAGATTGACAATTTCATATTAGGGTAGAATAATAAACAAAATACAGTATTCCTTAGTTCTAGATTGACAAATTCAAGTGTCAAACGGTTATTTTGGGGTACATGTTACAATGAATTCCATGTGTAACACACATCTGACAATTATATAAGTAAATATTGACATATGTCCAAAATGGCAACCTTTTCCCTaaaaaagtgcactacttttcaccattCGAGACGTACCCTATTGAATGCCAACATTCACCTTTCTTCATACTGATTGCAATTCATGTCATGTACTTAATCTGGAGAAGTCCAGACTCTGTTCATGTCCTTTAGAAAATAACCAAGGTTTGAattacggggggggggggcagattgaACACCCTCACTGTTCATGCACCCCCAAGAGGCCATGTATAATTTGAACCCTGGTTCTAATGGCAGGTCAATAAAGTTATAATAACAGGTGAACAACATAGTGGTGAAAGATTCCCAGTCAGTATGGTTCAGAGAACAGGCATTCTTATTCAAGTCAATGACATCATAATGGGTGGACTATTTCTATGGTTCAGAGAGGTTTAGAAACAAACACAGGAAGTGATGTAACAATACAAAGAAACAAAAAAGTGCCACTGTCGGCGCGTTATCAACTACACTGTGCCACTAAAACAAGCAAAAATTGCCATGAAGACAATATTAATTTGTGCATAGTGATTGGTTAACTGATTAGCTATCTCGCTCGCTCTGGAAACAAGTGTTGCTACTTTATCCTGGCAGGCTATGcttcagtcccaaatggcaccctataccctacctagTGAAATAGACCTGGTTAAAACGAGTGAACTATATAAggatgcaatttgggacgcatAATATGTTGTCAAACTTTGGCTGGTCCAGGATCAGTTTGACCATTTCCCTAAAAGATTCCTAAGAGCTTTAcaagtaggccatcattgtaaataagaatttgttctaaactgacttgcctagttaaataaataaaaatatgtcaACAGGTTAGCTAGCTGTGTAGGTAAGGAGAGTAGGATGCATCATCATGAGGTTATCAGCCAGTCTGAGGATTATACTGAGGTAGCCGACCACAAGAGACTAACACAGGAGAGACCAAGCAAAACCATGTGCCTCTCTAACAAAAGACCTTCTACGCAGCAGTCCTGGAGGAAGtggcagcttagagggaacatggCTCTTGAACGTTTAAAATTAGAAAGTATGTAGAGATTATATTGGACCTAAAAGTGATAACTTCCCTTTTTCTGGCCCACAAATTGCTTTTGACGAACAAATCGGTCCGGGAAAAAAATCTGTGCGGCCATCCTCGGAATTGAGAAAATCCCGATGCGGCCTTTGAGCCAAAATGATGCCCACCTATCTATAAGACATAAAGCAGGGTCTGGAGTATTTCCTGGAGTATTTCCTGATCATGACTCGAACCAGGAAGAACTCCAGGCGATAGCTTTTGTAACGGAGCAGGGTGAAGATGCCCCTAtacgctgatcttgggtcagttttgcattttttCCCACTAATAGTTCAAGTTAAGAGGAATCAAAAACTGATCCAAGAACTGTAACTAAGGGAATCTTCACCCCGGAGGTTTTGTAACACAAAACATAATACCTGTTACCTAACCACCTTGTTTAGCCAATAGCCATCAGTCCATAATACCTGGTGATTGGTGCCTCTAGATGTTTGTGGTTGATATGTAAATGAATGATTGGCCAGTGTCCCTGTATCTCTTCAATGATTGGCTGGTGTCCCTGTATCTCTTCATTGATTGGCCAGTGTCCCTGTATCTCTTCAATGATTGGCTGGTGTCCCTGTATCTCTTCATTGATTGGCCGGTGTCCCTGTATCTCTTTAGCTCTTCCCCATCATCTTTAGCAGCAGCTGTACAAGGAGGAGGTAGACGCATGAAGACAAAGGTCACAAAGGTCAAGTTCATCTTAACCTTTGAGACAGACAAACTGATACTCATGATGAGTAATGATCATTAGCTCAAGGAGAGTGACTCACAAAAAGCACACCACACTAAGGTTGGGAGGAAATAACACTGTCTagctaatacatttttttattttcttcaaagGTTGACTGTGACTTGgaaagagatagggagggagggagggaggagatagggaggggcgagcaggagaaggagaagaaaaagGAAGGGATAGataaggaggaagagggagaaagaggtaggGATAGGGGGACCTACCTGGGTGAGGTGGTAGTCTCCGTCGACTAGCTGCTCGATGATGTTGAAGTGATCTGTGTTTGGAACGTCCTCCAATGTTACCTTCAGTCCTTCTGTTGACTCCAGCGTCTgcaagagggaaggaggagaggagggagaggaggaagggaagagagggagagcaacgagggagagaggaagggaagagagggagagcaaagagggagagaggaagggaagagagggagagcaaagaGGGAGAAAAAAGGGACAGAAAGTTAGTAATTTTCTTGGCCCTAAAACTCTTCCAAAAATATAAGGGTGCAGCTGTGTTATAAAGGTGAATTGTTTTGTCACTTTCTGAAATCTACAAGAACAATCTAGATATATTCTAATGTGTCCCAGACAATGTCTGTTTTTCCATCCATGGAACTCAGACACATTCTATTCATCAGCTCTGATTCTGTGTTCTACTTCTATGTGTCCCAGACAATGTGTGTTTTTCCATCCATGGAACTCAGACACATTCTATTCATCAGCTCTGATTCTGTGTTCTACTTCTATGTGTCCCAGACAATGTGTGTTTTTCCATCCATGGAACTCAGACACATTCTATTCATCAGCTCTGATTCTGTGTTCTACTTCTATGTGTCCCAGACTGTCTGTTTTTCCATCCATGGAACTCAGACACATTCTATTCATCAGCTCTGATTCTGTGTTCTACTTCTATGTGTCCCAGACTGTCTGTTTTTCCATCCATGGAACTCAGACACATTCTATTCATCAGCTCTGATTCTGTGTTCTACTTCTATGTGTCCCAGACTGTCTGTTTTTCCATCCATGGAACTCAGACACATTCTATTCATCAGCTCTGATTCTGTGTTCTACTTCTATGTGTTCCAGACTGTCTGTTTTTCCATCCATGGAACTCAGACACATTCTATTCATCAGCTCTGATTCTGTGTTCTACTTCTATGTGTCCCAGACAATGTGTGTTTTTCCATCCATGGAACTCAGACACATTCTATTCATCAGCTCTGATTCTGTGTTCTACTTCTATGTGTTCAGTCTGTCTGTTTTTCCATCCATGGAACTCAGACACATTCTATTCATCAGCTCTGATTCTGTGTTCTACTTCTATGTGTCCCAGACTGTCCTGACTTTGTAGTAGTCCTGCGACTGCTTCCGGAACTCTGGCGAGTCTTTCTGCGCCACGGCAACCACGATGTCACAGTTGGAGGAGGAGAGTTTGAGCTGCGGAACCAGCTGACTAGGACTGTTCCTCAGAGCCACCTCTCTgtgaagagacagagagtgagacagagagaaagaggggaaacaagaggcgagagagagagaggagcttgCACGCGTGTTACCTCtcccactatgtctccctgtcacggcttgtgcgccatcagtacagctaccaacacatcttgaccaccaaagtccatttgatgtcacaaaccTGTCCAGTACTTGAAAAATATCCTCACGTTgccctggtttccagtggtttgcagaagaggatgtcttccttaattgacccctataaacgtaacggacatataccaggagctgtgagtctgttgactcatccagctgtaacgcatagaattcactggcttgtatgtgaagcagtaattgtttcaaaacatctcctgccatgtcactgatgtgtcgtgaaacagtgtttgatgaagacattgtctgtatagtttttgttggccttttcccccagcattgtcccagctaTATCCGCGACGCAtgaagaatgaagtcctccacgatagtatggggcttgtctgtcctagccactcggtagctcaccatataagatgcttctagtcccttcttattaatggtatctgttgcttttatacatgtctcaCTACTCAAAACTcatctttattctcgctcaaaaaactcctgtggcttatttttcaaattgtcatattttgtttctaaatgtctgtgcaagagtgaaggtttcccgcgagagagtaacagttaatgtgattggatgttacttatttgactaggctacctgtatttgacattgtgttgttatttcattTGAaaactagatggtttaattttattattggcagtgaaacaaggctactcagtcgagagaaaaaaaaactcacccaaatgtatagtcccgttggaaaatataaatgtactgtttgaaaatgtgagaaaaaatacattaaataatatatttttttattatttggtGTACCCCTGACagcattgcgcgtaccccagtttgggaatacctgaggTAGAGCATTCAGTGGTGCATCTTCAGGGGTGGATGGGTGTGGGGGGGTGTGGTACGTACTCTGTCATCTTCAGAGGTGGATGGGTGTGGGGGGGTGTGATACGTACTCTGTCATCTTCAGAGGCTCGTTGACATAGGTGGACAGGATGGGCAGGAGGTCATATATACCACTGACCAGGAACgcacctgagagacagagagacaatgtttgggtaaggagataggagagagagagacaatgtttGGGTAaggagataggagggagagacaATGTTTGGGTAaggagataggagggagagaagatTGTCAATCattcaaaataaaaaagcagGTCTTTCTGTGGTTATGGAGAAAGATTACTGAGCTCACGTCTCTGCTGACAACCCGCTATctactgacctctaacctctcacCTTTGATCTGAGGGGTCACACTGTACTGAGACCAGTCTGTAGAGAGGATCATAGCAGCCAGGTGGGCCCCCGCAGAGTGGCCACACAGGTACagaccactagagagagagacacacagagagagagagagagagaggattgccaGTCAGAAACCAACCCCTAGCCTAGACATTCATATCATCAAGTCATGACATATTTGTTACTATCTCCTTTAGTCAGATAGTAAAGATTATATTCAGCCACTCTTGGAGGGCAATGGGAGTTGATTAAAAATGTGCTTCTATATCATTAAGACTGCCTTTAGTAAGTACAGATCTGAGATAGAGACTGATGAAGAGGGAGCACCTAATGTGTGAATACTGTTGAATGACGGACACCACACTCCTCCGCACCTGAGACACCATCAAATCCATGTTCCCTGGATGGGAAACAGGGGGACGAGGAGGAAAGTAAGAAAACATAGGAACAAACGAGGGACAGATGGAGTGCAcaattttagaccagggcccaattttagaccagggcccaattttagaccagggcccaattaTAGACCAACAGGCTGCTGTGCTCTGAAGAGCCCAGCTGCAGTCTACAGAAGTAGTGCGCTATAGATAAACAGGGagacatttgggacacattcaTAATGTATCCTATGTTGCCATGACATCACAAACCAGGGACACATCAACGGTACCTTTGGGAGCGATGTCGTAACCCACGGCGACCACCACGACGCCCTTATGGACCAATGGGACAGCCATAAACCCGGACTCCTCCTTACTAGGAAGAAGAAACATATAGGCCTTTTCTCAAATGGATTTGCTCAACTCCTGCGTCCTCTCTcctgcatcctcctctccacacacGCTGCATCAGGCAAATGACGTTTACACAGGTGAAAATCCCTAAATATATGTATAAAGTTACAACACACATTTAGCAAAACATTCTATATATAAATGGATCTGCATTATCTTTTTCAGATGTTTtatctgctgttctctacctgctgttctctatctgctgttctctacctactgttctctacctgctgttctctacctgctgttctctacctgctgttctctacctgctgttctcttcctgctgttctctatctgctgttctctacctgctgttctctatctGCTGTTCTCTATCTGTTGTTCTCTACCtgttgttctctacctgctgttctctacctgctgttctctacctacctgctgttctctctctacctgctgttctctctctacctgctgttctctacctgctgttctctacctgctgttctctacctgctgttctctacctacctgctgttctctacctgctgttctctacctgctgttctctacctacctgctgttctctctctacctgctgttctctctctacctgctgttctctatctgttgttctctacctgctgttctctatctgctgttctctatctgctgttctctatctgctgttctctatctgctgttctctacctgctgttctctatctgctgttctctatctgttgttctctacctgctgttctctacctgctgttctctacctgctgttctctacctgctgttctctacctgctgttctctacctacctgctgttctctacctgctgttctctacctgatgttctctacctacctgctgttctctctctacctgctgttctctct
This is a stretch of genomic DNA from Oncorhynchus clarkii lewisi isolate Uvic-CL-2024 chromosome 17, UVic_Ocla_1.0, whole genome shotgun sequence. It encodes these proteins:
- the LOC139370195 gene encoding kynurenine formamidase isoform X3, which produces MSRWKDMNKDELERQFSPSQWSHRMSADDVIKSHVTALKEGTERARGLAQTLLNVPYGEGEGEKLDVYVPTTTSLDVPLVIYLHGGYWQFLSKEESGFMAVPLVHKGVVVVAVGYDIAPKGNMDLMVSQVRRSVVSVIQQYSHISGLYLCGHSAGAHLAAMILSTDWSQYSVTPQIKGAFLVSGIYDLLPILSTYVNEPLKMTEEVALRNSPSQLVPQLKLSSSNCDIVVAVAQKDSPEFRKQSQDYYKTLESTEGLKVTLEDVPNTDHFNIIEQLVDGDYHLTQLLLKMMGKS
- the LOC139370195 gene encoding kynurenine formamidase isoform X1, coding for MSRWEDMNKDELERQFSPSQWSHRMSADDVIKSHVTALKEGTERARGLAQTLLNVPYGEGEGEKLDVYVPTTTSLDVPLVIYLHGGYWQFLSKEESGFMAVPLVHKGVVVVAVGYDIAPKGNMDLMVSQVRRSVVSVIQQYSHISGLYLCGHSAGAHLAAMILSTDWSQYSVTPQIKGAFLVSGIYDLLPILSTYVNEPLKMTEGQLRKTSSSANHWKPGQREDIFQVLDREVALRNSPSQLVPQLKLSSSNCDIVVAVAQKDSPEFRKQSQDYYKTLESTEGLKVTLEDVPNTDHFNIIEQLVDGDYHLTQLLLKMMGKS
- the LOC139370195 gene encoding kynurenine formamidase isoform X2 — its product is MSRWEDMNKDELERQFSPSQWSHRMSADDVIKSHVTALKEGTERARGLAQTLLNVPYGEGEGEKLDVYVPTTTSLDVPLVIYLHGGYWQFLSKEESGFMAVPLVHKGVVVVAVGYDIAPKGNMDLMVSQVRRSVVSVIQQYSHISGLYLCGHSAGAHLAAMILSTDWSQYSVTPQIKGAFLVSGIYDLLPILSTYVNEPLKMTEEVALRNSPSQLVPQLKLSSSNCDIVVAVAQKDSPEFRKQSQDYYKTLESTEGLKVTLEDVPNTDHFNIIEQLVDGDYHLTQLLLKMMGKS